The Patescibacteria group bacterium genome window below encodes:
- a CDS encoding ABC transporter ATP-binding protein, which yields MTEKQPIYHLSFPNQYLLTATFLRFQEHHESPKFRGRIFDWEEYMDWYAGQKGNFSYLQDWSGFNIPSTVFAPFLAGAFDPLTRKEAALIESVRGLPEPFYVIATIQGNSRAMAHEIIHGLYFVRPDYRQAVEACLAGQDTLRLRGCLGQLGYHEAVFNDEINAYVLTGLEASMRGPDVRRLKRALRRVFADHFGFDPGTKAGASRLAASIHHFRSAIGA from the coding sequence ATGACCGAGAAACAACCGATCTACCACTTGTCCTTTCCCAATCAGTATCTGCTCACCGCGACGTTCCTGCGTTTTCAGGAACACCATGAGTCGCCGAAATTCCGCGGTCGGATCTTCGACTGGGAAGAGTACATGGATTGGTACGCGGGGCAGAAAGGGAATTTCAGCTATCTGCAGGATTGGAGCGGATTCAATATCCCGTCGACGGTCTTTGCGCCGTTCCTGGCCGGAGCATTCGATCCGTTGACCAGGAAAGAGGCGGCTCTGATCGAATCGGTCCGCGGCTTGCCGGAGCCGTTCTACGTCATCGCCACGATTCAGGGCAATTCCCGGGCCATGGCTCATGAGATCATCCACGGACTGTATTTCGTGCGGCCGGATTATCGCCAGGCGGTCGAGGCTTGCTTGGCTGGGCAGGACACGCTCCGGTTGCGCGGGTGTCTCGGCCAGCTGGGCTACCACGAAGCCGTCTTCAACGACGAGATCAACGCGTATGTCCTGACTGGTCTGGAAGCGTCCATGCGCGGTCCGGACGTGCGGCGTCTGAAGCGGGCGTTGCGCCGCGTCTTCGCCGACCACTTCGGTTTTGATCCCGGCACGAAAGCGGGCGCCAGTCGTTTGGCGGCCAGCATTCATCATTTTCGTTCCGCAATCGGTGCGTGA
- a CDS encoding DUF3841 domain-containing protein produces the protein MGQTMRLWTIQTIEAWERCRSTGVLAADGRRVPFYYRDAYRWLRQQAKSRLADYSGRPFVWAWSHPKPDLRCVAHLPKGQQGVRIEFIVPADRILCSDFDAWHCVLNQGYLALSEEEDDAWDRSLKAHGLEWQWQFLPPVERREMEKSWERIFDLEALNASSWTGPVTHIQAVLERVFLQEVVRVDHFVAR, from the coding sequence ATGGGACAGACAATGAGGTTGTGGACGATCCAGACCATCGAGGCTTGGGAACGCTGCCGATCGACTGGCGTGCTGGCCGCCGATGGCCGGCGGGTTCCTTTCTACTATCGCGATGCTTATCGCTGGTTGCGGCAACAGGCCAAGTCGCGTCTGGCTGATTATTCCGGTCGTCCGTTCGTTTGGGCGTGGTCGCATCCGAAACCGGATCTGCGTTGCGTCGCGCATCTGCCGAAGGGACAGCAGGGCGTTCGGATCGAGTTCATCGTTCCGGCTGATCGCATCCTGTGTTCGGATTTCGATGCCTGGCACTGTGTCCTGAATCAGGGTTATCTGGCCTTGAGCGAAGAGGAGGATGACGCCTGGGATCGTTCGTTGAAAGCCCACGGTCTAGAATGGCAGTGGCAGTTCCTGCCGCCGGTCGAACGGCGCGAAATGGAAAAGAGCTGGGAGCGCATCTTCGATCTCGAAGCGCTGAACGCTTCTTCCTGGACCGGTCCGGTCACGCATATTCAGGCTGTGCTGGAGCGAGTGTTCCTTCAGGAGGTCGTGCGGGTCGATCATTTCGTTGCGCGCTGA
- a CDS encoding SDR family oxidoreductase translates to MAKSKTSFLGQLVFITGGGTGIGRALAREFASKGARVIIVGRRADVLASTASEIGPACSACVLDISDSDAVAATMAQLQRTHGEIDILVNNAGVCLVADAREYSLLDWQKMIATNLYGTIFCLQSVYKRMCERGHGQIVNIASAGGLVPMPFFTAYSAAKYGVVGLSLSLRIEAALYGVKVNVACPALVATDLLQTTAEMRSITDRKKVIRDIPGGSAAPEAVARRIIAGIERDVPVILPGFAWWLHLAYRFFPGLVKALTVRTANKIPFVR, encoded by the coding sequence ATGGCGAAATCAAAAACGTCGTTCCTTGGACAACTCGTCTTCATCACCGGCGGCGGCACCGGCATCGGCCGGGCTCTTGCCCGCGAATTCGCGAGCAAGGGCGCGCGAGTCATCATCGTCGGACGTCGAGCCGACGTCTTGGCCAGCACAGCCTCCGAAATCGGCCCCGCCTGCTCGGCCTGCGTGCTGGACATCAGCGACAGCGACGCCGTCGCGGCGACAATGGCGCAACTCCAGCGGACGCACGGCGAGATCGATATCCTGGTCAACAACGCCGGGGTGTGTCTCGTCGCGGACGCGCGCGAATACTCGCTGCTCGATTGGCAGAAAATGATCGCGACGAATCTATACGGGACGATCTTCTGCCTCCAGTCGGTGTACAAAAGGATGTGCGAGCGCGGGCACGGGCAGATCGTGAACATCGCTTCCGCCGGCGGCCTCGTGCCGATGCCATTTTTTACCGCGTACAGCGCGGCGAAATACGGCGTCGTCGGTCTCTCGCTCTCGTTGCGGATCGAAGCGGCGCTGTACGGCGTGAAAGTGAACGTCGCGTGTCCGGCGCTGGTAGCGACCGACCTGCTGCAGACCACCGCTGAGATGAGATCGATCACCGACCGAAAGAAGGTGATCCGGGACATACCGGGCGGCTCCGCTGCGCCAGAGGCGGTCGCCAGACGGATCATCGCAGGCATCGAGCGGGACGTACCCGTCATCCTGCCAGGATTCGCTTGGTGGTTGCATCTCGCGTATCGCTTCTTCCCCGGCCTGGTCAAAGCGCTCACAGTGCGAACCGCAAACAAGATCCCTTTCGTACGCTAG